A window of Bradyrhizobium sp. AZCC 1719 genomic DNA:
GACTTGCCGCTGAGCCGAGAATGAGTGTGCGCGCCCCAATCATTTTAAACTCTCCTGTCCTGCGATTCATGCAGTTGCATGCTGCACTGGTAATCCAAAAATCCTTACTGTGAATGACAAGCCCGTGATGCCGCTTCACTTGGGCTGCGGCTGTGATGTTTTCGCAACGCAGTGGGATCGAACCGCAGGTCGGACGATACTTTTTCAGTCAGATAAGCCGCGCTTATAGCAACAACGTTCTCACCCTGTTGACGGCCGATCGCGGCCAAAGCTTACGAAACGCATATCAGCACTTCCGCGCGCACGTGCCGCTTCGCTTTACCGCGCGCGGAAATCCTGTTCCTACTGTCGCAAATCGGCCGGACCCAAACCGGCCTGCATCCAGGGGGAGAGACCGTCATGAAACTCGGCGCCGCCATCGCAGAAATCATGAAGCGCGAGGGAATCGAAATCCTCTGCGGCTATCCGGTCAATCATCTCATCGAATATGCCGCCAATGCCGATATCCGCCCGGTGATGGTGCGGCAGGAACGCATCGGCGTTCACATGGCGGATGCGATCTCGCGCGTTACCTCGGGCCGCTCGATCGGCGCGTTCTGCATGCAGCACGGGCCCGGCGCCGAGAACGCGATGGGCGGCGTGGCGCAATGCTACGGCGAATCCGTTCCCGTGCTGGTGCTGCCGATGGGCTATGCGCGCAGGCTCGCCAATGTCGACCCGAACTTCAATTCCAGCCAGGCGATGAAGGCGTTCTCGAAGTCATCCGAGCCGATCAATATCGCGGCAGAAGTCTGCAACATCTTCCGGAGAGCGTTCACCAAATTGAAGAACGGCCGGGGGGGACCTGTCATTGTCGAAATCCCGGCCGACATGTGGAACGAGGAAGTGCCGGAGCCTCTCAACTATACGCCGGTGCTGCGCACCCGCTACGGTGCAGACCCCGTGCATGTAAAGGAAGCGGCGGCCCTGCTCGTCGCAGCGAAGCGTCCGGTGATCTATGCCGGTCAGGGCGTGCATTACGCAAAGGCCTGGCCGCAGCTCAGACGGCTGGCCGAGCGCCTCGCCATCCCCGTCACGACAAGCCTTGGCGGCAAGTCGTCATTTCCCGAGACCCATCCGCTATCGCTGGGCTCGGGCGGCCTCGCCGTGCCACGCGCGGTGCCGAAATTCTTGGGCGACGCCGACGTGATCTTCGGCATCGGCTGCTCGTTCACCGAAACCTCGTTCGGCATCGCCATGCCGAAGGGCAAGACCATCATTCATTCGACGCTCGATCCCAATCATCTCAACAAGGATGTCGAGGCCAAAATCGGTCTGGTCGGCGATGCCGCCCTGGTCCTCGATGCCTTGCTGGAAGAGATCGGCAAGACCGTTACGTCCGATCGGGACGCAACCGCGGTCGCCGCCGAGATCGCCGCCTCTCACAAGGAGTGGCTGGCGAAATGGATGCCGAAGCTGACGCATAACGAGGCGCCGCTGAGCCCCTATCGCGTGCTGTGGGACCTGCAGCACACTGTCGACATCAACAACACCATCATCACCCACGACGCCGGCAGCCCGCGCGACCAGCTCTCGCCGTTCTGGAAATCGGTCGAGCCTCTGTCCTATATCGGCTGGGGCAAGACCACGCAGCTCGGCTACGGCCTTGGCCTTGCGATGGGCGCCAAGCTGGCAAAACCCGACAAGCTCTGCATCAACGTCTGGGGCGACGCCGCGATCGGCTTCACCGGCATGGATTTCGAAACCGCGGTGCGCGAGCGCATCCCGATCATGTCGATCCTGCTGAACAATTTTTCCATGGCGATCGAATTGAAGGTGATGCCGATCTCGACCGAGAAATACCGCTCCACCGACATTTCCGGCGACTACGCCGCGATGGCGCGCGCGTTCGGCGGCTATGGCGAGCGGGTGTTGAGGCCGGAAGACATCATCCCCGCCATCAAGCGCGGTATCCAGAAGACGCAAGAAGGCGTCCCGGTGCTGTTGGAATTCATCACCAGCAAGGAGACCGAGGTGTCGCGACCGGGGACTTGAGGCCCGAGCAACCGCCCTCGCCGATGCGCGCGTCACCATCATCTAAACCGGGCTTCGGCAGTGCACCGGAGGGTCCCCAAACAAAAATCTCGAAAACAACCCCATGCAAAGTAGAGGAGGCTCGGCGGCCGCGGTAACGCCTTACTCCGCCGGGCCGGCGAGCGGCCGCTCTTTCATGAGGACATCACCGCCCGGCAGCAGGCGTGTATGACGGATTCGAATGGATCGCGCCGCTCATTCCCGATGGTCGCCGAAAGGCCACCTTTAGACCTCCATGAGCGCTGGCTCTAACGCTTCCAAGATGAAATAATCCAGTTGGAACCGCGGCGCGAGTGACCAATCGATCATGCGCCGCGCTCCGGGCATGGACAGTTGGAATGGCGACGCTTCCCGAGAACAGGTCGGTCGCGATCGATGAGCTGGAATCAGCCATCACCGAGATGGAGTCGCGCCTCGAATCCGCCCGCGCCGAACGCAACGAGGCGAAGGCACGCCAGGTCGAGCTCGAGATCGAGAATGCGAATCTGCGTCGAGAACTGAACCTCGCGCGTGAGCAGCAGAAGGCTTCCGCCGGCATTCTCAGTGTCATCAGCAGTTCGGTGGCCGATACCAAACCGGTATTCGAAAGCATCCTCTCCAGCATCAAGCATCTTTTTGACAGCGAGGAGAGCCTGATTTTTCTCGCCAGCGAAGAAGGCCTGTTGCAAATTGCCGCCGCGCGCGGGGCAAACGCCGAGGCGGCGCGCGAGCGGTTTCCAATTCCGATTGAAGGAACGGCAAGCGAGCTTGCGATTCGCGAGCGACGCCTGGTGCGTTCTGCCGACGTCCAGAACGATCCGGACGTGCCGATCGACCTGCGCGAGACCGCTCGCAGGATCGGGCAAAACTATTCGATGGCCATTGCACCCATGCTCTGGAAAGACCAGGCAATCGGCACGATTTTCGTGGGCCGCACCTCGATGGTGCCGTTTACGGACCGGGAGTGCGAACTGCTGAACAGTTTCGCCGACCAGGCGGTCATTGCAATCCAGAACGCACGGCTGGTCAACGACACCCGCGAGGCGCTGGAACGGCAGACCGCGACCGCCGACATCCTCAAGGTGATCGCCTCCTCGCCTTCGGACGTGCAGCCGGTGTTCGAAGCCATCGCAGAAAGCGCCAAGCATTTGCTGGGCGGGTTCTCAACCACGGTACTGCATTTCATCGGCGATGAGCTTCATCTGGTCGCCTACACACCGACCAGTCCTGAAGCCGATGAAGCGCTGAAGGCCTCCTTCCCGCGCAAGCTCGCGGAATTCCCGACCTTTGCACTGGTCCGCAACGGCGAGACCATCCAGTTTGCCGATACCGAAGCCGAAGAGGTGCCGGACGCAAACCGTGAATTGGCCCGGCTGCGCGGCTTCCGCAGCGTGCTGTTCACGCCGCTGATGAACCGCGGCACGCCGGTCGGCATGCTCAGCGTGACGCGCAAAGAGCCCGGCGCCTTCGCGCCTCACCACGTACAACTGCTGCAGACCTTCGCCGACCAGGCGGTGATCGCAATCGAGAATGCGCGGCTGTTCAACGAAACCAAGGAAGCGTTGGAACGGCAGACCGCCACGGCCGATATCCTCAAGGTCATTGCGTCCTCGCCGTCCGACGTACAGCCGGTGTTCGACGCCATTGCACACAGCGCCAATCGCCTGATCGGCGGCTTCTCGGCCGCCGTGTTCCGCTACATCGACCACAAGATCCATCTGGCGGCCTTCACGCCAACTGATCCGGCCGGCGATGCCGTGCTGCAGTCCTCATTCCCGGTGCCGCTGGAGGAGTTTCCGCCCCACCGGCTGACGTGCGACGGCGCGCCGGCTGAACTGCCCGACACCGATCTCGAACCGGCGGCGCGCGACATCGCGCGCGCCCGCGGCTACCGCAGCATGCTTTTCGCACCGCTGATGAATGACGGCGCGGCGACCGGCATCATCACCGTCACCCGCGTCGCGCCCGGCCCGTTCGGCGAACAACATACCCGCTTGCTGCAGATGTTCGCCGACCAGGCCGTGATCGCGATAAAGAATGTCCGCCTGTTCGATGAGGTGCAGGCCAAGACCCGTGAGCTTGAGGAAGCTCTCACCTATCAGACCGCGAGCAGCAACATCCTCGGCGTCATCGCCTCTTCACCTACGGAGGTTGCACCCGCGCTGCAAGCGATCGTAGAGAGCGCCTGCAAGCTTTGTGATGCCTATGACGCCAATGTGCTGTTGAAGATCGGCAACGATCTGCATTTCAGCGCGCATCACGGGCCAATACCGACAGGTACGCACGCGCGTCCGCTCAATCGGGAATGGGTCACGGGACGCTCGGTTGTCGACAAAGTGCCGGTGCAGGTCCCGGATTTCGAGGCTCCGGACGCGGCCGAATTCCCCGAGGGGCAGCGGCAGTCGCGCGAACAGGGTCACCGCTGTACACTGAGCGTACCGTTGTTGCGGGAGGGAGAAGCAATTGGCGCGATCGCCCTTCGCCGGATGGAGCCCGTTGCCTTCAGCGACAAGCAGATCAGCCTGTTGCAGACCTTTGCCGATCAAGCCGTGATTGCCATCGGCAATGTGCGACTTTTCGAAGAGGTGCAGGCCAGGACGCGCGATCTGCAGGAAGCCCTCACCTACCAGACCGGCAGCGCCAACATTCTGCAGGTGATCGCCTCCTCGCCGACCGACCTCGATCCGGTACTGCAGTCTATCGTCGAAAGCGCCTGTGATCTGTGTGCGGCAAGCGATGCGGTCGTGCAGCTCCGGGACGGCGACGATCTGCGCTTCAGGGCGCATCATGGCCCCATCGATATCAATGTCGAGAAATGGCCGATCGGACGCGACTGGGCAGCCGGTCGGGCTTTCCTGGACCAGACCACAGTCCACGTGACCGACGTTTTCTCGGAACAAGCGAACGACTTCGCCGGCAGCCGGGAGCTGTCGCATCACACCGGCGGCGACGGCGTCCGCACCGTCCTGAGCGTCCCCCTGCTGCGCGAGGGCGAGAGCCTGGGAGCCCTCACGCTTCGCCGCCAAGAGGTGGAGCCATTCAGCGACAAGCAAATCGCCCTGCTCCGGACCTTTGCCGATGAGGCGGTGATCGCCATCGGCAATGTGCAGCTGTTCGAGGAGGTGCAGGCGCGGACGCGCGAGCTGTCAAAATCCCTCGAGGACCTCCGCACCGCGCAGGACCGCCTCGTGCAGACCGAAAAGCTCGCCTCGCTCGGGCAGCTCACCGCGGGCATCGCCCACGAGATCAAGAACCCGCTGAACTTCGTCAACAATTTCGCAGCCCTATCAGCGGAGTTGACCGACGAGCTGAACGACGTCCTCAAGCCCACTGAGCTCGCCGAAGAGGTCCGTGCGGAAGTCGATGAGTTGACGGGGCTGTTGAAAGACAACCTGGAAAAGGTCGTACAGCACGGCAAGCGCGCCGATTCCATCGTCAAGAACATGCTCTCGCATTCGCGCGAAGGCGGCGGCGAGCATCGGCCGTCCGACATCAATGCGCTGGTCGATGAGAGCCTCAACCTCGCCTATCACGGCGCCCGCGCCGAGCAGCCGGGCTTCAACGTCACACTCGAGCGCGATTTCGATCCGGCCGCCGGTCAGGTCGACCTGTTCCCGCAGGAGATCACCCGCGTCCTCCTCAATCTCGTCTCGAACGGGTTCTATGCCGTGACCAAGCGCCGAAAGGAAAGCGGCGAACCCGGCTTCGAGCCGACACTGCGGGCCGGCACCAAGGACCTCGGCGATGCCGTCGAAATCCGCATCCGCGACAACGGCACCGGCATTCCGCCCGAGGTAAGGGAGAAGATGTTCAATCCGTTCTTCACCACCAAGCCGGCCGGCGAAGGTACTGGTCTGGGCCTATCGATGAGCCACGATATTATCGTGAAGCAACATGGCGGCACCATTGACGTCGATACTGAACAAGGCCATTTCACCGAATTCCGCATCGTGCTGCCGCGAACAAGCAATTTTGCGGAAAAGTCCAGAGGATAGCCGTGAGTGTTCTGGTTCTAGTTGTGGATGACGAGCCCGACGTGGAAGCGTTGTTCCGCCAGCAATTCCGCCGCGACCTGCGTGCACAGCGATTCGTCATGGACTTCGCCAGGTCAGCGCCTGACGCTTTGGCGCGGGTCGGCTCGACCATCGAGCATTCGCTGATCCTGATCCTGTCCGACATCAACATGCCCGGCATGACCGGGCTGGAAATGCTGCCCAAGGTCAAGGAGATGCGGCCAGAGGTACCGGTCATCATGATCACGGCCTATGGCGATGCCGACACCAAACGCAAGGCGCTCGAGAATGGCGCAACTGACCTTCTGACCAAACCGATCGACTTCGTGACGCTGCGTCAGGAGATCGATGCCAGGCTCGAGCAAGCCGCATGACCGCAACCATCCTCGTGGTCGATGATGAGCCGGATCTGGAGGCGCTGATCCTTCAGAAATTCCGACGGCAGGTTCGCGACGGATTGGTCAGCTTCATGTTTGCGCGTGATGGGCTCGAGGCGTTGCAGTCGCTCGAAGCGCATCCGCACGTCGACCTGGTGGTCTCCGACATCAACATGCCACGAATGGACGGCTTGTCGCTGCTTGCCAAGCTGCAAGAATTTGAGGACAAGAAATCGACCATTGTCGTGTCGGCTTACGGCGACATGAACAACATCCGCACCGCGATGAATCGCGGCGCATTCGATTTCGTGACCAAGCCGATCGATTTCGCCGATCTCGAAGCGACGATCGACAAGACCCTTCGGCACATAGAAGTGCTGCGCGAGGCGCGTCGCCGTCAGGTGGAAGCCGAGCGCGCCCATGCTTCGCTCTCCCGCTATTTCTCGCCCGCGCTCGCCAAGCGGCTGGCGGCCAGCGTAGGCGACGGCACGGAGGTAACCTGGCGCGACGTTGCGGTCATCTTCACCGACATAACCGGCTTCACCTCGCTCGTGGAGACTGCCGCGCCCGAACTCCTTGGAGAATTGCTTAACGAATATGTGGCCGGAATGACCGATGTCGTCTTCGCGCATGAGGGGACCGTGGCAAAGGTGATCGGCGATGCGATCGAGGTACTGTTCAATGCGCCCAGCGACCAGCCCGACTATGCGACGCGTGCAGTCGCCTGTGCGCGGGAGCTCGACGCATGGGGGGAAGCGTTTCGCGAACGGTGGAAGGCGAGAGGCGTGAATTTCGGCGCCACCCGCATCGGCGTTCACGCCGGTCCTGCACTGGTCGGCAATTTCGGGGGCAGCCGCTTCTTTGACTACACTGCTTACGGCGACACCATCAACACGGCAGCCAGGCTTGAAGCGGCGAACAAGTTTCTCGGCACACGGATCTGCGTCAGCGCGACAATTGTAAACGCAGTGGAGAATTTCATGGGCCGACCGGTCGGCGATCTCGTGCTGCGTGGGCGCAGCGAACCATTGCGCGCCTACGAGCCCCTATCGGCTGCGAGTTTCGGTGCTCCGGCGGCATCGCAGTATGGCGAAGCTTTCGCCAGGCTCGAGGCCGGTGATGGCAATGCAATGCCGGCCTTTGCCGCGCTCGTCGGCTCGCACGCCGAGGATCCTCTGGCCAACTTTCACCTAAAGCGGCTCCTCAACGGCGCGAAGGGTGTCCGTATCCAGCTTGAATAGCCAAGCAGCCCTACTCCGCCATCTCCGCCGGTGTCGACGGGCCGGCCAGGGGCCGCTCCTCCATCGCAACAATGCAAAGCGCGGCGCAGGCCAAGAGCGCGGTGGCGGCGCCGAACACGTAGCGGAATGCGGTGATCATGTCGGCTATTGGTATCGCATTCGCCGGTCCCCGGTGTTCGCCGAGCGAGATCCCGGCGCCCAGCGCCATCAAGAGGATCGCGCTGAAGGCAGCGACCGTGAACGACGACATCAGCGCCCGGAAGAAGTTCATCGCCCCGGTGACGGTGCCGATCTGCGGGCGCGCCACCGCGTTCTGCAGCGAGACCACGCTGACCGGGAACGTCGTGCCAAGCCCGAGCGCGAACAGCGACAGGACGATCAGCAAGCCCCACAGCGGCAGCGTCGTCACGGTCAGCACCATACCGAAGATCGCCGCCGCCGAAGTGCCCACGATGGCCACGCGCTTGTAATGCTTGGCCCGCGCCATGGTCCGTCCGGCGATCGCGGCACCACAGGTGGAGATCGCGGCGAGCGGAATCAGCGCGAGCCCCGCTTCGCTCGCGGTCAGATGATAGACGACCTCGTAGTACAGCGGCAGATGCACGGTCAGCCCGGTGATGGCGCCGAGCGCGCAAGCGCCCGCCACCATGGCGTATGGCACCACCGTCCCACCGAGGAGCGGCAGCGGCAGGAACGGCTCTTCGGCATTGCGCGCGTGCCAGACAAAGGCGAGCGCCAGCGCCACCGAGGCGCCGATCATCGCCATGATCGCGGGCGACAGCCAGGCATAACGGTTGCCGCCCCAGGTGAGCACCAGCATGACCACGACGGCTGACGCCATCAGCAGCACGCCGCCGAGCCAGTCGACCTTGCGGCGCCGGTGGAACACCGGGATCTTGCCCATCTTCGGCAGCAGCAGAAACATCGCGCCGACCGCAAGCGGCACGTTGATCCAGAAGATCATCGACCAGTGCAGATGCTCGGCGAAGACGCCGCCGAGCACAGGGCCCATCAGCCCAGCCGCCATCCAGACGCCGCTGAAATAGGCCTGATACTTGCCGCGCTCGCGTGGGCTCACGACGTCGGAGATCACGGTCTGCACGACCGGCATGATGCCGCCGCCGCCAAGCCCCTGCAGGCCGCGCGCAACGATCAATACCGGCATGTTCGGCGCCACCGCGCAAAGAATCGAGCCGACCGTGAACAGGGCAAGCGAAACCGTGATCATGACGCGGCGGCCGTAGATGTCGCTCAGCGTGCCGAATACGGGTGCAACCGCGGTCGAGGCCAGGAGATAGGCGGTGATGACCCAGGACAGATTGCTGACGTCGTTGAACTGGCGGCCGATGGTCGGCAGCGCCGTCGCCACGATGGTCTGGTCGAGCGCCGCCAGGAACATCGTCAGCAGCAGGCTCATCAGGATGGTGCGGACCTCGTCCGGCGTCAGCGGCGCGGGCGGCGCAATCGGCGGCGCATCGCTGACCTCAATGACCTCTGTCGTGATGCGCGAGAGCTCGCCGCCGATATCGTCGGGCAATGTCGTCTGGTCGGCAGGTTCACGGCCCTGCCGTTGGTGCTGGTTCATGTCGGACGTAATATTGTTCTGCGCGACCAAAGCCGCCGAGATGGATTCGCCATATAGCGAGCACCTTAGAGGGCAAATTCCTCTCGGGGCAGCGCCTCGTGCGCATGGGTGCATCCCGCGAGAATATCGTCGCGTTTCCGTGATCGATCAGGTCGGGAGGTTCAGGCTTTGGGCCGCTTCTTGAGCCGCGCCCGCTTCGGCAATAAGGCCGGCCATTGCACGATGTGGTCCTCGAGCTCTTCGTCGGGGATCTCGTCCTCGGTGCCCTGGACCCGCCCGCGCACCGAAACGCCGGCTTCATGCACGGTATTGGGATCGCCCGAGATCAGCGGATGCCACCAATAGAGATCGCGTCCCTCGGCGACCAGCTTGTAGCCGCAGCTCGGCGGAAGCCAGGTCAGGGTGCGGACGTTCTCGGGCGTCAGGCGGACACAATCCGGAACCTTGTCGGAACGGTTCTGGTAGTCCTTGCACGTGCACAGGCCGGAATCGAGCAGCTTGCAGGAAACATGGGTAAAGTAGATTTTGCCGGTATCCTCGTCTTCGAGCTTTTCCAGGCAGCAGCGCGCGCAACCGTCGCACAGGCTTTCCCATTCGGCGTTGGACATCTCCTCCAACGTCTTGGTTTTCCAGAAGAAACCCTCCTGGCCGGAAGGCGATTTGCGCGGCGCGGTCATGCAATCAATCGTTTTCTCAGGCTCGGTCGGCTGCGGCCCTTCTAGGAGGTCCGGCAACGGAAGCGCAAGCGGGGCACACTACGGAGCCAAAAGCCAACGGCAGCGTTAGGCCTGACCGTCAAAATGGTGAGCGAGAGCATTGGTTTATAGCCCCCGCTCGGATAGAACAATGGCGAGTCTCCGAGGCCGTAAAAGCGCCTTGGGTTTGCCGCAACATCCAAGCAAGACGTCTCGACCGGCCCCGCCGGACGCGACCAGAACAGATCAAGGGCCCCGGTGCGCCAGATCGTACCTCCAGAGCTGCAGCAGAAGATCCGGAACTTCCTTCTGGATCTGGATGCGCGTATCGACTCGACGCTGTTCTCGTCGGGCAAGGGCCTGCGCGAGCTGTACGAGCGCTACTCCACCTTCATGGACCGCTTCTATGTCGGCCGCTGGAAGCGCTGGGTATTCATCGAACCATTTTCGGAAGCCGCCACCATCGGCCTGGGTGGCCTGATCGTGATGCTGGCGCTGGCGATCCCTGCGTTTCGCGAGACCGCCGACGACGACTGGCTGAAGAAATCCGATCTCGCGGTGCAGTTCCTCGACCGCTACGGCAACCCGATCGGCAACCGCGGCATCAAGCATAACGACTCGATCCCGCTGGAAGATTTTCCGGACAATCTGATCAAGGCGACGCTCGCGACCGAAGACCGCCGCTTCTACGACCATTTCGGCATCGACTTCCCCGGTACCGCGCGCGCGCTTGTGACCAACGCGCAGGCCGGCGGCGTGCGCCAGGGCGGTTCTTCGATCACGCAGCAATTGGCGAAGAACCTGTTCCTGAGCAACGAGCGCACCATCGAGCGCAAGGTGAAGGAAGCTTTCCTTGCGATTTGGCTCGAGACGCGGCTGACCAAGAACGAAATCCTGAAGCTATATCTGGACCGCGCCTATATGGGCGGCGGCACGTTCGGCGTCGACGGCGCGGCGCATTTCTACTTCAACAAGTCGGCGCGCGACGTCACTTTGGCGGAATCGGCGATGCTGGCCGGGCTGTTCAAGGCGCCGACCAAATACGCCCCGCACATCAACCTGCCCGCCGCCCGCGCCCGCGCCAACATCGTGCTCGACAACCTCGTCGATGCCGGCTTCATGACCGAAGGCCAGGTGTTCGGCGCCCGGCGCAACCCGGCCTTCGCCGTCGACCGCCGCGACGAAAACTCGCCGAACTACTATCTCGACTACGCCTTTGAGGAAATGCGCAGGCTGGTCGATACCTTCCCGAAATCCTACACCGAGCGCGTCTTCGTGGTCCGTACCTCGATCGACATCAACGTGCAGCGCGCCGCCGAGGAAACGGTCGAAAACCAGCTCCGCCAGTTCGGCCGCGACTACCACGCGACGCAGGCATCCGTCGTGGTTGCCGACCTCGATGGCGGCGTCCGCGCCATGGTGGGCGGACGCGACTATGGCGCGAGCCAGTTCAACCGCGCGACCGACGCCTACCGGCAGCCGGGCTCCTCGTTCAAGCCCTATGTCTATGCCACGGCGCTCATGAACGGTTACACCCCGAACTCGAAAGTGGTCGACGGCCCGGTCTGCATCGGCAACTGGTGCCCGCAGAATTATGGCCACTCCTATTCCGGCTCGGTGACGCTGACCCAGGCGATCACCCGCTCGATCAACGTCGTGCCGGTGAAGCTGTCGATTGCGCTCGGCGGCAAGGTGGCGAACCCGGCCAAGGCTGGGCGTGCCAAGATTACCGAGGTGGCACGCCGGTTCGGCCTCACGGCGCCCCTGCCCGATACGCCCTCGATGCCGATCGGTTCCGATGAAGTCACCGTGCTCGAACACGCGGTCGCCTACGCGACCTTCCCGAACAAGGGCAAAGCGGTGAAACCTCACGCGGTGCTGGAAGTGCGCACCGGCGCCGGCGACCTGGTCTGGCGCTTCGACCGCGACGGCAAGAAGCCGGTGCAAGCCATTCCCGCCTCCGTCGCCGCCGACATGTCGGAAATGATGAGCCATGTCGTCAGCGAAGGCACCGCCCGCCGCGCCGCGATCGACGGCATCCCGACCGCGGGCAAGACCGGCACCACCAACGCCTACCGCGACGCCTGGTTCGTCGGTTTCACCGGCAACTTCACCTGCGCGGTCTGGTACGGCAACGACGACTACTCGCCCACCAACCGCATGACCGGCGGCTCGCTTCCCGCGCAGACCTGGCACGACATCATGGTCGTCGCGCATCAGGGCGTCGAGGTGAAGGAGATCCCAGGCTACGGCATGGGCACGAAGCAGCCCCAGCCCGCCCAATCCGCCAGCGCCGCGGCCAATGGCGCGGCACGGGCGCCGGAGACCAAGCCGGGGCCGCCGCCAGTATTGACCAAGCGCGGCGCGGATATTCTGGTGCGCGTCGAGAAACTGCTCGACGAGGCCGGGAGGGCCGCGGGCAAGACCTCGTCCAACGACCAGAAGCAGCCCTCCAAGCCGATCACGTCAGGCGCGCTGGCGTTCCCGGAGAACTATGTGGCAGCCGCTGGCGAGCGGGCCGCGCCGGCGGAGCGGAAGAATTAAAAGGCATGATCCGGCAGAATCTTAACCGGCGTTCCTCGGAACAGATGCGAAGCGTCCGCCCCGACATGTTCGAAACAAGAGCAGCGCTTCAGGTTTCGGATGAAGCCGGTTCAAGCGGAATCTGACGCCGTGAGAGTTCGGAGCACTGGCCTGTGCGGCTGATCTTCATCACCTTGCTGGCATTGGCGCTTGCCACGGCCGTAGGTCTCGGCTCGACCTACCTGACGGCGACGCGCGGCACCGATCTCGGCACGCTCACGATCGGCGCCTGGACCGCGCGGCCCAAGGCCGGCAGTTCCGAAATCGATCCCTATTCGCGCGCCTCGATTGCCCGCAGCGGCGAATTGCCTGTTGGCACCGGCGACGGCATCGCCTTCACGGCCACCACCGACGACAAGAACAAGCCGCTCGACGGGCGCTGCGACG
This region includes:
- a CDS encoding thiamine pyrophosphate-requiring protein; the protein is MKLGAAIAEIMKREGIEILCGYPVNHLIEYAANADIRPVMVRQERIGVHMADAISRVTSGRSIGAFCMQHGPGAENAMGGVAQCYGESVPVLVLPMGYARRLANVDPNFNSSQAMKAFSKSSEPINIAAEVCNIFRRAFTKLKNGRGGPVIVEIPADMWNEEVPEPLNYTPVLRTRYGADPVHVKEAAALLVAAKRPVIYAGQGVHYAKAWPQLRRLAERLAIPVTTSLGGKSSFPETHPLSLGSGGLAVPRAVPKFLGDADVIFGIGCSFTETSFGIAMPKGKTIIHSTLDPNHLNKDVEAKIGLVGDAALVLDALLEEIGKTVTSDRDATAVAAEIAASHKEWLAKWMPKLTHNEAPLSPYRVLWDLQHTVDINNTIITHDAGSPRDQLSPFWKSVEPLSYIGWGKTTQLGYGLGLAMGAKLAKPDKLCINVWGDAAIGFTGMDFETAVRERIPIMSILLNNFSMAIELKVMPISTEKYRSTDISGDYAAMARAFGGYGERVLRPEDIIPAIKRGIQKTQEGVPVLLEFITSKETEVSRPGT
- a CDS encoding GAF domain-containing protein, producing the protein MAIQNARLVNDTREALERQTATADILKVIASSPSDVQPVFEAIAESAKHLLGGFSTTVLHFIGDELHLVAYTPTSPEADEALKASFPRKLAEFPTFALVRNGETIQFADTEAEEVPDANRELARLRGFRSVLFTPLMNRGTPVGMLSVTRKEPGAFAPHHVQLLQTFADQAVIAIENARLFNETKEALERQTATADILKVIASSPSDVQPVFDAIAHSANRLIGGFSAAVFRYIDHKIHLAAFTPTDPAGDAVLQSSFPVPLEEFPPHRLTCDGAPAELPDTDLEPAARDIARARGYRSMLFAPLMNDGAATGIITVTRVAPGPFGEQHTRLLQMFADQAVIAIKNVRLFDEVQAKTRELEEALTYQTASSNILGVIASSPTEVAPALQAIVESACKLCDAYDANVLLKIGNDLHFSAHHGPIPTGTHARPLNREWVTGRSVVDKVPVQVPDFEAPDAAEFPEGQRQSREQGHRCTLSVPLLREGEAIGAIALRRMEPVAFSDKQISLLQTFADQAVIAIGNVRLFEEVQARTRDLQEALTYQTGSANILQVIASSPTDLDPVLQSIVESACDLCAASDAVVQLRDGDDLRFRAHHGPIDINVEKWPIGRDWAAGRAFLDQTTVHVTDVFSEQANDFAGSRELSHHTGGDGVRTVLSVPLLREGESLGALTLRRQEVEPFSDKQIALLRTFADEAVIAIGNVQLFEEVQARTRELSKSLEDLRTAQDRLVQTEKLASLGQLTAGIAHEIKNPLNFVNNFAALSAELTDELNDVLKPTELAEEVRAEVDELTGLLKDNLEKVVQHGKRADSIVKNMLSHSREGGGEHRPSDINALVDESLNLAYHGARAEQPGFNVTLERDFDPAAGQVDLFPQEITRVLLNLVSNGFYAVTKRRKESGEPGFEPTLRAGTKDLGDAVEIRIRDNGTGIPPEVREKMFNPFFTTKPAGEGTGLGLSMSHDIIVKQHGGTIDVDTEQGHFTEFRIVLPRTSNFAEKSRG
- a CDS encoding response regulator produces the protein MSVLVLVVDDEPDVEALFRQQFRRDLRAQRFVMDFARSAPDALARVGSTIEHSLILILSDINMPGMTGLEMLPKVKEMRPEVPVIMITAYGDADTKRKALENGATDLLTKPIDFVTLRQEIDARLEQAA
- a CDS encoding adenylate/guanylate cyclase domain-containing protein, yielding MTATILVVDDEPDLEALILQKFRRQVRDGLVSFMFARDGLEALQSLEAHPHVDLVVSDINMPRMDGLSLLAKLQEFEDKKSTIVVSAYGDMNNIRTAMNRGAFDFVTKPIDFADLEATIDKTLRHIEVLREARRRQVEAERAHASLSRYFSPALAKRLAASVGDGTEVTWRDVAVIFTDITGFTSLVETAAPELLGELLNEYVAGMTDVVFAHEGTVAKVIGDAIEVLFNAPSDQPDYATRAVACARELDAWGEAFRERWKARGVNFGATRIGVHAGPALVGNFGGSRFFDYTAYGDTINTAARLEAANKFLGTRICVSATIVNAVENFMGRPVGDLVLRGRSEPLRAYEPLSAASFGAPAASQYGEAFARLEAGDGNAMPAFAALVGSHAEDPLANFHLKRLLNGAKGVRIQLE
- a CDS encoding MDR family MFS transporter; its protein translation is MNQHQRQGREPADQTTLPDDIGGELSRITTEVIEVSDAPPIAPPAPLTPDEVRTILMSLLLTMFLAALDQTIVATALPTIGRQFNDVSNLSWVITAYLLASTAVAPVFGTLSDIYGRRVMITVSLALFTVGSILCAVAPNMPVLIVARGLQGLGGGGIMPVVQTVISDVVSPRERGKYQAYFSGVWMAAGLMGPVLGGVFAEHLHWSMIFWINVPLAVGAMFLLLPKMGKIPVFHRRRKVDWLGGVLLMASAVVVMLVLTWGGNRYAWLSPAIMAMIGASVALALAFVWHARNAEEPFLPLPLLGGTVVPYAMVAGACALGAITGLTVHLPLYYEVVYHLTASEAGLALIPLAAISTCGAAIAGRTMARAKHYKRVAIVGTSAAAIFGMVLTVTTLPLWGLLIVLSLFALGLGTTFPVSVVSLQNAVARPQIGTVTGAMNFFRALMSSFTVAAFSAILLMALGAGISLGEHRGPANAIPIADMITAFRYVFGAATALLACAALCIVAMEERPLAGPSTPAEMAE
- a CDS encoding YcgN family cysteine cluster protein encodes the protein MTAPRKSPSGQEGFFWKTKTLEEMSNAEWESLCDGCARCCLEKLEDEDTGKIYFTHVSCKLLDSGLCTCKDYQNRSDKVPDCVRLTPENVRTLTWLPPSCGYKLVAEGRDLYWWHPLISGDPNTVHEAGVSVRGRVQGTEDEIPDEELEDHIVQWPALLPKRARLKKRPKA